A portion of the Esox lucius isolate fEsoLuc1 chromosome 20, fEsoLuc1.pri, whole genome shotgun sequence genome contains these proteins:
- the LOC105008583 gene encoding complement C1q tumor necrosis factor-related protein 6-like — protein sequence MKTTAFLLLSLFLYSLSGAQEETIFSCNPDICKLIKDFGAMKEKLRTTVEKLTAIETEVKELENNRKTKVIFSAAIGGSGAIGPFNQDTTLIYRRIFTNIGSAYNPSTGVFVAPVQGVYHFTFFYHAGGNLRNEILLFKNEEQIAAAADHASEADTADNGGNAVSLQLVVGDRVYIRLTASTHVWDSIGVTTFSGFLLS from the coding sequence ATGAAGACCACTGCCTTTCTGTTGTTATCTCTTTTCCTCTACAGTCTGTCTGGGGCACAAGAAGAAACAATTTTTTCATGCAATCCTGACATATGTAAACTGATTAAAGACTTTGGTGCCATGAAGGAGAAACTGCGCACTACAGTAGAAAAACTGACAGCCATTGAAACCGAAGTTAAAGAACTGGAGAACAACAGGAAAACTAAGGTGATCTTTTCGGCAGCCATAGGCGGGTCTGGTGCCATTGGGCCATTCAACCAGGACACCACCCTGATCTACAGAAGAATCTTCACTAACATCGGCAGTGCCTACAACCCAAGTACAGGTGTATTTGTTGCTCCTGTTCAAGGGGTCTACCACTTCACCTTCTTCTACCATGCCGGAGGAAATCTACGCAATGAAATTCTCTTGTTCAAGAATGAAGAGCAAATTGCTGCCGCGGCTGACCATGCTTCGGAAGCTGATACGGCTGACAACGGAGGAAATGCGGTCAGTCTCCAGCTGGTGGTCGGGGACCGAGTCTACATACGTCTCACGGCTAGCACGCATGTCTGGGACTCGATTGGCGTCACTACATTTAGTGGCTTCCTGCTCAGCTGA